In one window of Maribacter sp. BPC-D8 DNA:
- the acs gene encoding acetate--CoA ligase: MSNYHIKHLEEYYQVYRKSVRNPEAFWEEIAEEHFVWRKRWDSVLSWDFKKPEIKWFEGAKLNITENCLDRHLPTRGEKTAIIFEPNNPEEEALHITYRQLHERVCRMANVLLDHGVKKGDRVCIYLPMIPELSVALLACARIGAIHSVVFAGFSSHALSTRINDSDCKIVLTSDGSFRGNKSIDLKGIVDKALEACPGVANVLVVKRTGSEITMLPARDKWLQPLLDEAYADCVAEIMDAEDPLFILYTSGSTGTPKGMVHTTAGYMVYTAYTFKNVFQYTENDVYWCTADIGWITGHSYIVYGPLANGATTLMFEGVPSYPDFGRFWDVVQKHKVNQFYTAPTAIRALAKENLEYVEKYDLSSLKVLGSVGEPINEEAWHWYNNNVGKKNSPIVDTWWQTETGGIMITPIPYVTPTTPTYATLPFIGIQPALMDESAKEIKGNQVEGRLCIKFPWPAIARTIWGNHDRYRDTYFSAYENMYFTGDGALRDAVGYYRITGRVDDVIIVSGHNLGTAPIEDAINEHPAVAESAIVGFPHDVKGNALYGYVILKETGESRDRDNLRKEINQQITEHVGPIAKLDKIQFVNGLPKTRSGKIMRRILRKIASNDTSNLGDTSTLLNPEIVQEIMDNSL, from the coding sequence ATGAGTAATTACCACATTAAACATCTGGAGGAGTATTATCAAGTTTATCGAAAATCGGTCCGTAATCCTGAAGCGTTTTGGGAAGAAATTGCAGAAGAACATTTTGTTTGGCGTAAGCGCTGGGATAGTGTGCTGAGTTGGGATTTTAAGAAGCCAGAAATAAAATGGTTCGAAGGTGCTAAATTGAACATTACCGAAAACTGTTTGGATCGTCATTTACCAACAAGAGGAGAAAAAACGGCAATCATATTCGAACCCAACAATCCTGAGGAGGAAGCACTACATATAACCTATAGGCAATTACATGAGCGTGTTTGTCGTATGGCAAATGTTTTGTTGGACCATGGTGTTAAAAAAGGAGATCGTGTTTGTATTTATCTACCAATGATTCCTGAATTGTCGGTAGCACTTTTAGCATGTGCACGTATTGGCGCGATACATTCGGTAGTATTTGCTGGTTTTTCTTCACATGCATTATCAACACGTATCAATGATTCTGATTGTAAAATTGTACTAACATCAGACGGTTCATTTCGCGGTAACAAATCAATCGATTTAAAAGGTATTGTAGATAAAGCACTAGAAGCTTGCCCTGGTGTAGCGAATGTTTTGGTCGTAAAACGTACAGGATCTGAAATTACTATGCTTCCAGCTAGAGATAAATGGTTACAACCATTACTTGATGAAGCTTATGCAGATTGCGTTGCTGAAATTATGGATGCCGAAGACCCTTTGTTTATTTTATATACCTCAGGATCCACAGGTACTCCAAAGGGGATGGTACATACTACCGCCGGTTACATGGTGTACACGGCATATACTTTTAAAAATGTATTTCAATATACAGAAAATGATGTCTATTGGTGTACTGCTGATATTGGATGGATAACGGGTCACTCATACATAGTTTACGGACCGTTAGCAAACGGAGCAACGACATTGATGTTTGAAGGTGTTCCCTCCTACCCAGATTTTGGTCGTTTTTGGGATGTGGTTCAAAAACATAAAGTAAATCAATTTTATACCGCACCTACAGCAATTAGAGCATTAGCAAAAGAGAATTTAGAATACGTTGAAAAATACGACCTATCTAGTCTTAAAGTATTAGGGTCTGTTGGCGAACCCATAAATGAGGAAGCTTGGCACTGGTACAATAATAATGTAGGTAAAAAGAACAGCCCTATTGTTGATACTTGGTGGCAAACTGAAACTGGCGGTATTATGATTACCCCTATTCCATATGTAACCCCTACTACTCCTACTTACGCAACCCTACCATTTATTGGTATTCAGCCAGCATTAATGGATGAAAGTGCAAAAGAGATAAAAGGAAACCAAGTCGAAGGTCGTTTATGTATTAAATTCCCATGGCCAGCAATTGCAAGAACTATCTGGGGGAATCATGATCGCTATAGAGATACTTATTTTTCAGCATATGAAAATATGTATTTCACAGGTGATGGCGCTTTGAGAGATGCTGTTGGCTATTATAGAATAACGGGGCGTGTAGATGATGTTATCATTGTATCGGGTCATAATTTAGGTACTGCACCAATTGAAGATGCTATCAACGAACACCCAGCAGTTGCAGAATCTGCAATTGTAGGTTTCCCGCATGATGTAAAAGGAAATGCGCTCTATGGATATGTTATTTTAAAAGAAACAGGAGAAAGCAGAGATCGCGATAACCTAAGAAAAGAAATTAATCAGCAGATTACAGAACATGTTGGTCCTATTGCAAAACTAGATAAGATTCAGTTTGTAAACGGACTTCCTAAAACGCGTAGTGGTAAAATTATGCGTAGAATTCTTCGTAAAATTGCCAGTAACGATACTAGTAATTTAGGGGATACAAGTACTTTATTAAATCCGGAAATTGTTCAAGAAATTATGGATAATTCCTTATAA
- a CDS encoding multidrug effflux MFS transporter — MQNEQVKPNFEFVALMASLMSIVALTIDAILPAMADIGISINSLDPTQNQLLVTMIFLGLGVGQLFFGPLSDSLGRKPIVYIGFTVFLIASVVCLLAPNLEIMLVGRVLQGIGLSAPRTISISIIRDTYRGDYMAKIMSFVTAFFILVPVVAPAIGKAVMGITGWQGIFYLQLFFALLVSIWFYKRQAETLHPEYKVPFSFHVFVRGTKEIIRHKETVSCTMISGFITGSFLVYLSSAQHVFEELYGLTETFPYVFAGLALSVGFSTLMNGTLVLRFGMRNLSFTALVAFTFIALLYSVLFFGSKDPSITILLIFLSLQFLCLGFIWGNMRSIAMEPIGHIAGIGAAITGFISTILSIPISIFVGSFIEDSVWALFAGLGVCGLISVILFMTFKTRPLFASNRAFSS, encoded by the coding sequence ATGCAGAATGAACAGGTAAAACCGAATTTTGAGTTTGTTGCCCTAATGGCTTCTTTAATGTCAATTGTTGCGTTAACTATTGATGCAATTTTGCCTGCAATGGCAGATATTGGCATATCTATCAATAGTCTTGATCCTACGCAGAATCAATTGCTGGTAACCATGATTTTTTTAGGTTTGGGAGTAGGGCAGCTGTTCTTTGGTCCGCTTTCAGATAGTCTTGGTAGAAAGCCAATTGTTTATATAGGTTTTACTGTTTTTTTGATAGCTAGTGTTGTTTGTTTGTTAGCTCCGAATCTTGAAATAATGCTAGTAGGGCGTGTGTTGCAGGGGATTGGTTTATCAGCACCTAGAACTATTAGTATCTCTATTATACGCGATACGTATCGGGGTGATTATATGGCGAAAATAATGTCTTTTGTAACGGCATTTTTTATTTTGGTCCCTGTTGTGGCGCCTGCAATTGGTAAAGCCGTTATGGGTATTACAGGTTGGCAAGGTATCTTTTATTTGCAGCTATTTTTTGCGTTATTAGTTAGTATTTGGTTTTATAAAAGACAGGCAGAAACATTGCATCCAGAATACAAAGTACCTTTCTCATTCCATGTATTTGTTAGAGGGACTAAGGAAATTATTAGACATAAAGAAACGGTTTCATGTACCATGATATCAGGCTTTATTACGGGTTCTTTTTTGGTGTATTTAAGTTCTGCTCAACATGTTTTTGAGGAGCTTTACGGATTGACGGAAACATTTCCTTATGTGTTTGCAGGGTTGGCGCTATCGGTTGGTTTTTCAACCTTAATGAATGGTACCTTGGTACTTCGTTTTGGTATGCGAAATTTATCGTTCACAGCCTTAGTAGCTTTTACTTTTATAGCCTTATTATATAGTGTGTTATTTTTTGGATCTAAAGACCCAAGCATAACTATTTTACTGATATTTCTTTCACTTCAGTTTTTGTGCTTAGGATTTATTTGGGGAAATATGAGATCCATAGCCATGGAACCTATTGGGCATATTGCCGGAATAGGTGCAGCGATTACCGGATTCATTTCTACCATTCTTTCTATACCGATTTCTATATTCGTGGGTAGCTTTATTGAAGATTCTGTATGGGCACTTTTTGCTGGTTTAGGTGTATGCGGACTCATATCAGTAATACTGTTTATGACCTTTAAAACGCGACCTCTTTTTGCTAGTAATCGTGCATTTTCAAGTTAA
- the udk gene encoding uridine kinase: protein MLIIGIAGGTGCGKTTVVNQIINELPNEEVGVISQDSYYNDLSHLSLEERRKTNFDHPSSIDFALLEKHLIALKNGESIEQPVYSFLECNRTAKTILTHPTKVIIVEGILIMTNSAIRKMFDIKIFVHADTDERLIRRLKRDVNERGWDLDETIEKYQAVIKPMHEQFIEPTKEYADIIIPNNKYNTVAVEIVKSIINEKIMQE, encoded by the coding sequence ATGCTGATTATAGGTATTGCCGGTGGAACAGGTTGTGGAAAAACCACAGTAGTAAATCAAATTATAAATGAGTTGCCAAATGAAGAAGTTGGGGTAATTTCACAAGATTCGTACTATAACGACCTATCTCATTTATCTCTTGAAGAAAGACGCAAAACTAACTTTGACCACCCAAGTTCTATAGATTTCGCACTACTTGAGAAGCATTTAATAGCTTTAAAAAATGGAGAGTCTATCGAACAACCTGTATACTCCTTTTTAGAATGTAACAGAACCGCAAAGACTATACTTACCCACCCTACTAAGGTTATTATCGTAGAAGGCATTTTAATTATGACCAATTCTGCTATTCGCAAAATGTTCGATATTAAAATATTCGTACATGCTGACACCGATGAAAGATTGATCAGAAGATTAAAAAGAGATGTCAATGAAAGAGGTTGGGATTTAGATGAAACTATAGAAAAATACCAAGCTGTAATTAAGCCAATGCACGAGCAGTTTATTGAGCCAACAAAAGAATATGCAGATATTATTATTCCGAATAATAAATACAACACTGTTGCCGTTGAAATAGTTAAGAGTATTATTAATGAAAAAATAATGCAAGAGTAA
- a CDS encoding FtsB family cell division protein yields the protein MAFKDLKQKKWFKIMTNMYVLVLSVFLVWMLFFDTNSLLIHLELRKEIKKLEKTQDFLKDEIARDKKIIEKLSDEDELERFAREEYYLKKKNEEIYLIEYEDSLKVKDKE from the coding sequence ATGGCATTCAAAGATTTAAAACAAAAAAAATGGTTTAAAATCATGACTAATATGTATGTATTGGTTCTGTCCGTTTTTCTTGTTTGGATGCTTTTTTTTGATACCAACTCCCTTCTAATTCATTTAGAATTAAGAAAAGAGATAAAAAAACTGGAAAAAACCCAAGACTTCTTGAAAGATGAAATTGCTAGGGATAAAAAAATTATTGAAAAATTATCTGACGAAGATGAGCTTGAGCGCTTTGCTCGAGAAGAGTATTATTTGAAGAAAAAGAATGAAGAAATTTATCTTATTGAATACGAGGATAGTTTAAAAGTCAAGGATAAAGAATAG
- a CDS encoding ParA family protein, whose translation MGKIIAIANQKGGVGKTTTTVNLAASLGVLEKKVLLIDADPQANATSGLGIDVDGVELGSYQLMEHTKTARETIIPTTSPNVDLIPAHIDLVAIEIELVDKEEREYMMKKAIIDLKNDYDYILIDCAPSLGLLTLNALTAADSIIIPIQCEYFALEGLGKLLNTIKSVQKLHNPDLDIEGMLLTMYDSRLRLSNQVVDEVRKHFGDMVFETVIQRNVRLSEAPSYGESIIKYDAASKGATNYLNMANEIVKKNKQTV comes from the coding sequence ATGGGCAAGATTATTGCTATAGCCAATCAAAAAGGAGGCGTAGGTAAAACTACCACTACAGTTAACTTAGCTGCCTCTCTAGGTGTATTGGAAAAAAAGGTTTTATTAATCGATGCTGACCCCCAAGCAAATGCAACTTCTGGGTTAGGTATTGATGTTGATGGTGTTGAACTTGGCTCATACCAGCTGATGGAACATACTAAAACTGCTAGGGAAACAATTATACCTACAACCTCCCCTAATGTAGACCTTATACCTGCACATATCGATCTAGTCGCCATTGAAATAGAATTGGTTGACAAAGAAGAGCGTGAGTACATGATGAAAAAGGCAATTATAGATCTTAAGAATGATTACGATTATATCTTAATTGATTGCGCACCTTCATTAGGTTTATTAACCTTGAATGCACTAACCGCTGCAGATTCGATAATTATACCAATTCAATGCGAATATTTTGCTTTAGAAGGACTGGGCAAATTATTGAATACAATAAAAAGTGTTCAAAAATTACATAATCCAGATTTAGATATTGAAGGCATGTTATTGACTATGTACGATTCTAGGTTACGATTGTCGAACCAAGTAGTTGATGAAGTAAGAAAGCATTTCGGTGATATGGTTTTTGAAACTGTAATTCAACGTAATGTTAGATTAAGTGAAGCTCCTAGTTATGGAGAAAGTATAATCAAATATGATGCTGCCAGTAAAGGAGCAACAAACTATTTGAACATGGCTAACGAGATAGTCAAAAAAAATAAGCAGACGGTTTAA
- a CDS encoding ParB/RepB/Spo0J family partition protein yields the protein MAKATKKQALGRGLSALLKDPENDINTASDKNADKVVGNIIELDLEHIEVNPFQPRSNFNDESIKELATSIRELGVIQPITVRKLGFNEYQLVSGERRYRASKLLGLDTIPAYIRIANDQESLEMALVENIQRQDLDPIEIALSYQRLIDEINLTQERLSERVGKKRSTIANYLRLLKLDPIIQTGMRDGFLTMGHGRALVNIDKKQDQISLYEKIIFDNLSVRDTESAVKAYHADEVPTDDVVKTVKKEASVFVRKGIKELTDALSVKVDIKSADNARGKITIPFKSQEEFDRIKKLITGA from the coding sequence ATGGCAAAAGCGACAAAGAAACAAGCTTTAGGTAGAGGACTTTCGGCTCTTTTAAAAGATCCGGAGAATGATATTAATACAGCATCAGATAAGAATGCAGATAAAGTTGTAGGTAACATTATCGAGCTCGATTTAGAACACATTGAAGTAAACCCATTTCAACCTCGTTCTAATTTCAATGATGAGTCTATAAAAGAATTAGCCACTTCTATTAGAGAACTTGGTGTAATTCAACCAATTACCGTTAGAAAATTAGGATTTAACGAGTATCAATTAGTATCTGGAGAACGAAGATATCGTGCTTCTAAACTTTTAGGTTTAGACACCATACCGGCATATATACGTATCGCTAATGACCAAGAGTCTTTAGAGATGGCATTGGTCGAAAATATACAACGACAAGATTTAGACCCAATAGAAATTGCACTTTCTTACCAACGTCTTATAGACGAGATTAATCTTACTCAAGAGAGATTGAGTGAGCGTGTTGGTAAAAAACGCTCTACAATTGCCAATTATTTGCGATTGTTGAAATTAGACCCGATTATACAAACGGGTATGCGTGATGGTTTTTTAACTATGGGTCACGGTAGAGCTTTGGTCAATATTGACAAAAAGCAAGATCAAATATCACTTTACGAAAAAATTATCTTTGACAATCTTTCTGTTAGAGATACCGAAAGTGCCGTAAAAGCATACCACGCAGATGAAGTACCTACTGACGATGTAGTAAAAACGGTAAAAAAAGAAGCTTCTGTTTTTGTTCGTAAGGGTATTAAAGAACTTACAGATGCCTTATCAGTAAAAGTGGATATAAAATCTGCTGATAATGCAAGAGGAAAAATAACCATACCATTTAAGTCTCAAGAGGAATTTGACCGTATCAAAAAATTGATAACAGGTGCGTAA
- a CDS encoding DUF5683 domain-containing protein: MRNYLSLLSTLLLFINFSFSQEEQDSIPKTEIDSVQADLAKNGVVIKDSVSFKKAKKEFNPLAPSKAAFYSAVLPGMGQIYNKRYWKAPIVWGAIGGSVYMYIYNNDQYQRFRTAFIRRQAGFTDDEFNGEGILPLFGDDDLEYQQERFQSDRDLWLVAAIALYALNIVDANVDAHLKQFNIDDDLSIDFEPYLDLNQVTNSPNYGMALIIKF, encoded by the coding sequence GTGCGTAACTATCTTTCATTATTAAGTACTCTATTATTATTCATTAATTTTTCCTTTTCTCAAGAGGAACAAGATTCTATTCCTAAAACTGAAATAGATAGTGTACAAGCTGACCTTGCCAAAAATGGTGTTGTCATCAAAGATTCTGTTTCCTTCAAAAAAGCTAAAAAAGAATTCAATCCATTAGCACCAAGTAAAGCAGCATTTTACTCTGCAGTTCTGCCTGGCATGGGTCAAATTTATAACAAGCGATACTGGAAAGCCCCTATTGTCTGGGGAGCTATTGGCGGAAGTGTTTACATGTACATCTACAACAATGATCAATATCAACGTTTTAGAACAGCATTCATAAGAAGGCAAGCTGGTTTTACAGATGATGAATTTAATGGCGAAGGTATTTTACCATTGTTTGGTGATGACGATCTTGAATATCAACAAGAACGTTTTCAGAGCGATCGTGATCTTTGGTTAGTAGCTGCAATTGCATTGTATGCTTTAAATATAGTCGACGCCAACGTTGACGCGCATTTAAAACAGTTTAATATTGATGATGACCTTAGTATAGACTTTGAGCCCTATCTTGATTTAAATCAAGTAACCAATAGTCCTAATTACGGAATGGCATTAATTATAAAATTTTAA
- the dapB gene encoding 4-hydroxy-tetrahydrodipicolinate reductase, whose product MRIALFGYGKMGQMIEQVAIKRGHQIVAKIDENSENIDFSTMDVAIDFSMPEAAFGNITKCFNNNVPVISGTTGWLDKYDDALTLCNEKKGAFIYASNFSLGVNIFFELNNYLAKMMQNLPEYSTELEEIHHTQKLDAPSGTAITLAEGVIANSNYKQWKLDSASQETLKITSKRIGTVPGTHTVAYDSIVDSIEIKHTAHNREGFALGAVTAAEWIIGKTGVFSMRDVLNLG is encoded by the coding sequence ATGAGAATCGCACTTTTCGGATACGGAAAAATGGGGCAAATGATAGAACAAGTCGCTATAAAGCGTGGTCATCAAATTGTTGCCAAAATTGACGAAAATTCTGAAAATATTGATTTTAGCACGATGGATGTTGCTATTGATTTCAGTATGCCAGAAGCTGCTTTCGGCAATATCACTAAATGCTTTAACAACAATGTACCTGTAATATCAGGTACCACTGGTTGGCTAGATAAATATGATGATGCTTTAACTCTTTGTAATGAAAAAAAAGGAGCATTTATATATGCTTCTAATTTTAGTTTAGGAGTTAACATTTTTTTCGAGTTGAATAATTACTTGGCAAAAATGATGCAAAATCTTCCTGAATACAGCACTGAGTTAGAAGAAATACATCACACGCAAAAGCTAGATGCACCTAGCGGAACAGCAATTACTTTAGCTGAAGGTGTTATTGCAAACTCCAACTATAAGCAATGGAAGTTAGACAGTGCATCTCAAGAAACTTTAAAAATTACATCTAAAAGAATTGGCACTGTACCTGGTACACATACAGTAGCCTACGATAGTATTGTTGACAGTATTGAGATAAAGCATACTGCTCACAATAGAGAGGGTTTTGCCCTAGGTGCAGTTACAGCGGCAGAATGGATTATTGGCAAAACAGGCGTTTTCTCTATGCGAGATGTGTTAAACCTAGGTTAA
- the lepB gene encoding signal peptidase I: MNGTQWIIFILIVQVIHFLGTWKLYVKAGRKAWEAAIPVYNAIVLMQIINRPKWWVILLFIPIINLLMFPVIWVETIRSFGRNSKLETWIVVLTLGLYIYYVNYTLDVKYIEDRSLHPTTAAGEWVSSILFAVVAATLVHTYFVQPYVIPTGSLERTLRVGDFLFVSKFHYGARTPMTTVAAPMVHDTLPGLGIPSYLKKPQLPYFRLPGFTKVERNDIVVFSWPADTVRVFFKKEKGVDKPIDKKSNYVKRCVGVPGDSLEVRNGYVFINGKQLELPKSAKPQFDYDIYSSKGVSSRTLDNLGITDFTRKYQSSPLNQDQVNGLRSYIMGFNQTENGQLELYTKASGIPANVISKYRLALKEVTDRKRTVPLTADMVNSLRKDPNIDSVVQQVAAIGRRGINLFPQSPDYPWNYSQMGPIYIPQKGATVDLNLKVLPLYKKIIKEYEKNEISVSGNQISINGSPATTYTFKQDYFWMMGDNRDHSEDSRAWGYVPENHIVGTPIFIWMSFDNFTEGISNWRPRWDRIFTTVNGDGEPQSYFKYFLILLVAYFVGNWFWKRKKEKK; this comes from the coding sequence ATGAACGGCACTCAATGGATTATTTTTATTCTCATTGTACAAGTAATACATTTTTTAGGTACTTGGAAACTTTACGTAAAAGCAGGAAGAAAAGCTTGGGAGGCAGCAATACCTGTTTACAACGCTATAGTTTTAATGCAAATTATTAATAGACCAAAATGGTGGGTTATATTATTATTCATACCCATAATCAACTTATTGATGTTTCCGGTAATATGGGTAGAAACCATAAGAAGCTTTGGTAGAAATAGTAAGTTAGAAACTTGGATCGTTGTCTTAACACTTGGTTTATACATTTACTATGTAAACTATACACTAGATGTTAAATACATTGAAGACCGATCTTTACATCCAACAACTGCAGCAGGCGAATGGGTAAGCTCTATTTTATTTGCTGTTGTAGCAGCTACATTGGTACATACCTATTTCGTACAACCTTATGTAATACCAACAGGGTCATTAGAACGTACCTTAAGGGTTGGTGATTTTCTTTTCGTAAGTAAGTTTCACTATGGCGCCAGAACACCCATGACGACAGTTGCCGCACCAATGGTACATGATACGTTACCAGGCTTGGGAATTCCTTCTTATTTAAAAAAGCCACAACTACCCTACTTTAGATTACCAGGCTTTACCAAAGTTGAAAGAAACGATATAGTAGTTTTCAGTTGGCCTGCTGATACCGTTCGTGTATTTTTCAAAAAAGAAAAAGGCGTTGACAAGCCTATTGACAAAAAATCAAACTATGTCAAACGTTGTGTCGGCGTACCAGGCGATTCTTTAGAGGTTCGTAATGGTTATGTTTTTATAAACGGAAAGCAATTAGAATTACCGAAAAGCGCTAAACCACAGTTCGACTACGATATCTATAGCTCTAAGGGAGTATCGTCTAGAACACTTGATAATTTAGGCATTACCGATTTCACTAGAAAATACCAATCAAGTCCGCTGAACCAAGATCAAGTAAATGGATTAAGATCCTATATAATGGGCTTTAATCAAACCGAAAACGGACAACTAGAACTTTACACAAAGGCATCTGGTATTCCTGCGAATGTGATATCTAAATATAGATTAGCATTAAAAGAAGTTACCGATCGCAAACGTACTGTGCCCTTAACTGCTGACATGGTAAATTCGCTTAGAAAGGACCCTAATATAGATTCTGTAGTTCAACAAGTTGCGGCAATAGGGAGAAGAGGCATCAACTTATTTCCTCAGAGTCCTGATTACCCATGGAACTATAGTCAAATGGGACCTATTTACATTCCTCAAAAAGGAGCTACAGTAGACCTGAACCTAAAAGTACTTCCTCTTTACAAAAAGATAATAAAGGAGTACGAAAAGAACGAAATTTCGGTATCTGGAAATCAAATTAGTATTAATGGGTCGCCAGCTACTACATATACTTTCAAACAAGATTACTTTTGGATGATGGGTGACAACAGAGACCACTCTGAAGATAGTAGAGCTTGGGGTTATGTACCAGAAAATCATATTGTCGGTACTCCTATTTTTATTTGGATGAGCTTTGATAATTTCACGGAAGGCATTAGCAACTGGAGACCAAGATGGGATCGTATATTCACTACAGTGAATGGCGATGGAGAACCACAATCTTATTTCAAATATTTCTTAATATTACTCGTAGCCTATTTCGTAGGAAATTGGTTCTGGAAACGTAAAAAGGAAAAAAAGTGA
- a CDS encoding WbqC family protein, with the protein MKLIHPSYFPNILTFSYIMHHPICWEVNDNYQKQTFRNRTYISNDRGKHILSIPIIHAGRADGRQKYKDVLIDNSYPWQRQHWRTLETAYRTSPFFEFYEDDIRPLYHQTYESLLDFNLKTIETIFECLQLETPTEKSLAYETTPEGKEDFRFLISAKFKPQLNIEPYTQVFGDRHGFTPNLSILDLLFNLGPNSIQYLKHEFIAADND; encoded by the coding sequence GTGAAATTAATTCATCCCTCTTATTTTCCGAACATATTAACTTTCAGCTATATTATGCACCACCCAATTTGTTGGGAGGTAAATGATAATTACCAAAAACAGACGTTTAGAAATAGAACATATATTTCTAATGACCGAGGTAAGCATATATTAAGCATACCGATCATTCATGCTGGTAGAGCAGATGGAAGGCAAAAATATAAAGATGTTTTAATAGACAATTCTTATCCTTGGCAACGTCAACATTGGCGCACCTTAGAAACAGCCTACAGAACATCTCCTTTCTTTGAGTTTTATGAAGATGATATTAGACCACTTTATCATCAAACTTACGAAAGCCTGCTTGACTTCAATTTAAAGACTATAGAGACGATATTTGAATGTCTTCAACTAGAAACACCTACAGAGAAAAGTCTTGCATATGAGACCACCCCTGAAGGTAAAGAAGATTTTAGATTTTTAATAAGCGCTAAGTTTAAGCCTCAATTGAATATAGAACCTTACACACAAGTGTTTGGTGATCGACATGGCTTTACCCCTAATTTAAGTATATTAGATCTGTTGTTCAATTTAGGACCTAATAGCATACAGTATCTAAAACACGAGTTCATAGCTGCTGACAATGATTAG
- a CDS encoding DUF6122 family protein has protein sequence MIRFIAHYGIHFIVPIIIAIYFYKENKLWSAVILLSAIVIDVDHLLATPMFDPNRCSVNFHPLHSYWAIGAYTLLFAYKKTRIIGLALLLHILADTVDCYFIRQTI, from the coding sequence ATGATTAGATTTATAGCGCATTATGGTATACATTTTATTGTACCCATTATAATTGCTATTTATTTCTATAAAGAAAATAAGCTCTGGTCTGCGGTTATATTATTATCTGCAATTGTAATTGATGTTGACCACCTTTTGGCTACACCAATGTTTGACCCTAACCGTTGCAGTGTAAATTTTCATCCGCTACATAGTTATTGGGCAATTGGTGCTTATACGCTGTTATTCGCTTATAAGAAAACTCGAATTATCGGTTTGGCTTTGCTCCTACATATTTTAGCTGATACAGTAGACTGTTACTTTATTCGCCAGACAATTTAA